The Leptodactylus fuscus isolate aLepFus1 chromosome 1, aLepFus1.hap2, whole genome shotgun sequence nucleotide sequence CCTAACTAGCTGCTCACAGCTCCTGCCACattgacacttaaagggatcctatcgtacaaacacatttttttcttagtaacacgtcagaatagccttaaaggggtattcccataactcttgttctgcagcctgcaggctctgtgctctcttcacttcctggatttctcggcacattggtgggcggggtttcacttgctctgctatctgctatgtttgcagtaatgagggattggttgtaaatgcattgccacggtataaagctgatgtggaaactgatgtagcagagctggatttgagtcagcttgcattacatacagaggtatcggaatccttatctcagcccttatcagccaaattcaattaaaccggttgataagtggaaaaactgaagatagacagcacagtaatcccggagttcTCACcttccctatctgaggagctctgttgagACGTACACAGcacagagctgctcccagcactcagcccctctctctccctgagaacaggcagctatgtcacttgggaactgagcagataagcccgtggtcatagaaacgcagtgtcaacaatgtatttaggaaaagtcttaaatccacataaactagcagtatagataggatgcttttcatgggacaacccctttaataaaggctattcgtctcttacctttcgttgtcttctccgcgctgccattccgtataaaatcccggttcttgtcgatatgcaaattagtcctctcacagcactgggggcaggcccctagcactcaaacagcactgggggcatcctcaatgctgccagagaactctctccagcaccacctccatcttcgtcaggagcgtcctcttcatcctcttcttccagcggtggcttttaacttctaggcctcggccagagcagactgcgcatgcccacaggccatgagaaaatggctgcttacccagtattgtaagcggccattttctcgttgcctgtgggcatgcgcagtctgctctgcccgaggcctagaaattacaagccaccgccggaaaaagaggatgaagaggatgctcctgacgaagatggcggcagcgctggagagagttctctggcagcattggggacgcgagagaactaatttgcataccgacaagaatcaggattcctatggaacagctgtgcggagaagacaacgaaaggtaggagacgaatagcctttcttaaggctattctgacgtgttactaagaaaaaaatgtctttgtatgataggatccctttaataacattCGGGTCTTCTTCATTAGCATGATGTGGAGCAGGTGTAAAGCTGTACTTTGCTTCTAAACAAGAAGATTCTGTAGTATGCTTAGTATGGATATTTCCAACTTGCTGTAGGTGTTGGCCCCATCTGTAAGCTATATTTTCATGGtcctgtaattttttatttttttaatgcaagCATAGTAAATATTTAGAAATATTACATAAACCAATTTATTTTTGTGAACATCCCCAAAGTTCAGTGCAGTATCATTTAACTTTGTAACAATTTAATAGGTGCAAGGAACATGAAAATGGAAATGATTGgacttttacatgtttttttgttttaaagtgTAACACACTTTTTTATAGTCTATAAACACTGCTGAAATATTCTGCTTTTACCGAATCTATAGTCAATTTGTATTTGATCAAACGGTGTAGAACGATCCCAAATTCATCAATAACTATACAGTAGAGTGTGTTACCAACAACTCTTTCTCTCTCGCAAATTCCACCGCATCATGTATGGTATGGAAGAGCATCTTATGAATATCCTTGTCTTGTTTTCCAAAGTAACCTCCTCTGCAGAGGGAATCTATGACTGATGTGTTGCAACAAGCCAAAAGAATATTGATTTGTACCTCCTTGTAATCTTTCAACAGCCCTTTAAGAGCGTTCATGCCAGATGTATCTAGAAATGATATGGAAGAACAATCCAGTACAATAGTTTCCAAGTCATTTTTCTTATTAACAAGTTGTATATGTATGTCATTGTTATCATTGTTTTTCATTTGTTCTGtttctttgttttctttcttcttgTTAAGTTTTTTCTCCAATTTTTTCCGTCTAATTATTTCAAGGCTGGGATTCACCCCTACCTTTTTGTATATAGACTGAAGAAAATAGTCTTTATTTGCATAGTGAAGAGGACTTTCAAAGCGGATTATCTTGATTTTGGGAATAGGGAGAAGATTTTCATATCTGCCTCCATCCTCATAAAAGACAGTGTCCTGTATGTGGTTAAGCATGGCAGTGTGAGGTATCTGAGTGCGCACAATGAGGCACAGCATGGAAAAGACTATTCCTACCATGAGGCCTATTTCTGTACTGATCAGAGCAGAAGAAAGCACAGTGACACTCCAGACAACTGCGTCTATTTTGTTCAGGCGCCATTGAGCAGGCAAGTCTTTGAATTTCCTCAGAGCCCCTCGTAAACTCACAATTATTATACAGGCCAAGACACATTTTTGTAGGGAATAAAATAAAGGTGCAAAGAAAAGTAGGACCAACAGTACCACAATTGCACTTACAACACTAGAAACCTGTGTCTTGCACCCTGTTGAGGTTTTCACCAGAGTCTTGGCTAGGGCAGCACTGGTAGCAAAACAATGGAAAAATGATGGAATAATATTGCAAAATCCAATGGCAAACATCTCCTGGTTGGCTTTCACAGTGTAGGCATACTTCTTGGCAAACATTTCTGATAAAGAAATGGTGAATGCAAAACTGACAATGGCAAGAGGAATAGCATCCACAGCAATTTTTCCCATAAGGCTAAAATCCGGCACTTTTGGTGGTATGAACCCTGTTGGTATTACACCAGATACACTTGAGGCATAGACTTCATTTAGGTTGCAGTAGTGTGATATAAGAGTCGCCACTACAATCACAACCAGTTCTGTTGGAAGAGGTATCTTAATCTTGTCTTTATAGCGATCTCCAAGTTCTTTGGCAGCAACTAACACAGCAATGCATATGGCACTTGTCACAACATCACAAAAATTTGTCATGtgaatatttttaaatatattgacCCAAGTCATGACCAGCATTCCAATACCTGGGCTCCGGGGGAGCTTAAGGCCCAGAAGATATTTCACTTGGGCTGTTAAAATAGTCAATGAAGCACCTGTAGCAAATCCATCCAACATGGGCTCTGATAAATATATAGACAGAAATCCCAGACGAAATACTCCCATGAGAACCTGCGAAAGGACAAATGGATAGATGACTACAAATTCTTGTTAGTTTTTGATACTTAGATACCAAATCTATTATAGATGCAAAACAGAGATTATTGTCGGTGCTGTCTTAGATATTAGAACTCAACCAGATTGAACAATAATATTCACTTTATTATAAGTATTTGTATGCAAACAATGGGGCAGAGTTTTAAAGACTGGCATTTTCAACACCAGCCTTGGTATGTCCTGTGCtggcagtgtgaaggctaagcaatgcattgtgggaaaaatcatcgatctcaatcccacataaaaagatcgtgttcggaattccactggcgatcgtgaaattttctcgatcgccgatcggaatccgatcttttccgaacacgatcgctcaaccctacttcctaCCAAAGTTTTGACCCTGCTGGTGCGACTTCTCTCCACACCACTTTGTAAGTGTTAGTGGATTTTGTTTTGGTTTCTGCATATAAAGCTCCATTACCCAACTGTGTTTTTATCTAGTGATGTCTCCCTTTTTAACTACTTCAGATTATTTAATAGTTAATACTAATACAGTAAATTATAGTTAATGCTAATGCAGTCTTGGaagcatatgaaagctgagaatctcaacATAGACCTGGCGCTAACACCTGCGATCAGTGTCTGCACTGATCGCGGTCATAAAGACCCCTTAGTGTCTTGGTCAAAACCGACCGCGGTGCCATGTTACCAGCGCTGCCATTTTGATGTGGATCTAGAGCAAGATGAAGGGTTGTCATTCCGTTGCAATGACAACCAAGAGCctattaaaggctcccaggcttgtctggcattagtTTGTAAGACAGGCTGCTTAACCACTCATTACCCGCTCCCCTGTTCCTTATCATCATTCTGACTGTTTACATAAGATTCCTCTactattcagcctcacacataaaGCTCTATGGAAGAGAGAGGGGTGAAGTAGGAGACTGCTGCCAGCTggctaattgatttattgcctcattctgccaTTATCTACAAGCTTTGCAGTGAGGGTATCAAAGTACAACAGCAGCAATAATTTCAGTGTCTTTTCTAGTAGCCCCCTCTTCCCTctcctctcttcatagactaatatgtacaaAGTAATTCAGCCTGGAAAGAAAACCTGTTTGTTTAAAAGATATCTTACAACATTTCTTATCTTtacctgaactattcatttatgcaaagttgtttataactggagttaTGCTAGGTAAGTCTATGTACCACGGGATCACTTACTGTCATTAGATATGCTGAATGAATCTTACCTGGTATATCCCTGCCATAAATGTCAGTGCTGCAGCTATACTGATGGCATAGCATTCTTTTCCACATTCAATGTTCAACATGCCAAAGGTAATGTTGACTGTTGTTAAGTTCATGCTGATATCCGTTGCATTTCCATCTTTTATACTCTTGACAACATCATCATCCAGGTCAAAACCCGCCAGCTGCACTTCTCTGTCTACAATCTGACCAACCATCAAGCTGATCAAACTGAAAATACCCACAGACACATGTCGAGAGGTccccattaaaaaataaattatgttgGCAAAGAAGGATGTGTACAAGCTGTAAATGGGTTTTAGCCCTGCTAAGAGGGAATAAGCAATAGCTTGCGGGACCAATATGATGCCTATGATTAACCCCGACATGATATCTCCCCATGTATTTTCTTTGATGTTGTATTTTGGAAGCCATCGAATTACAGGAAAAAAACCTGTGATAGTTTTCTTGACTTTTCTAGTACTACAAGTACAATTGTTTCTTAATTTGCCTTTCAGAGACTTCAAGATCTTCACGCGGTTATTAGCTTTTCTTTCCAGATGAATATGGTTGTATGTTGGGAGTTCCTCTAATTGGTTTTCTTCCGTCTCACTTTTCATTTTCATTTACCTGGTATCCTTGAGCACTAAGAACAAAATGACACAACAATTTCAAACTGAAGCACGTAACATTTCCAAAGAGTTTAACATTTCCGGTATGTGAATATGCTTCTAGCTACTTGTACGTTTATGGTCACCTGAAAGGTTTTGTGCAATGTCCTATAATTGGATATTAGTCTGAAATGCATTGAAAAGTAAAAGTATCAGCATAGACAACTAATGGAACCTATGGATGCCACGTCCTGCAGATTCAAGAGGAATGGGACCATCCAGCCTGTTATCAGCGCTCagatctctgatggtatggggttCTATTAGTGCCTATGGCATGAGCagcttacactcaccggccactttattaggtacacctgtccaactgctcgttaacacgtaatttctaatcagccaatcacatggtggcaactcagtgcatttaggcatgtagacatggtcaagacaatctcctgcagttcaaaccgagcatcagtatggggaagaaaggtgatctgagtgcctttgaacgtggcatggttgttggtgccagaagggctggtctgagtatttcagaaactgctgatctactgggattttcacgcacaaccatctctagggtttacagagaatggtccgaaaaagaaaaaacatccagtgagcggcagttctgtgggcggaaatgcgttgttgatgccagaggtcagaggagaatggccagactggttcgagctgatagaaaggcaacagtgactcaaatagccacccgttacaaccaaggtagccagaagagcatctctgaacgcacagtatgtcgaactttgaggcagatgggctacagcagcagaagaccacaccgggtgccactcctttcagctaagaacaggaaactgaggctacaatttgcacaagctcatcgaaattggacaattgaagattggaaaaacgttgcctggtctgatgagtctcgatttctgctgcgacatttggatggtagggtcagaatttggcatcaacaacatgaaagcatggatccatcctgccttgtatcaacggttcaggctggtggtggtggtgtcatggtgtggggaatattttcttggcactctttgggccccttggcaccaattgagcatcgttgcaacgccaaagcctacctgagtattgttgctgaccatgtccatccctttatgaccacaatgtacccaacatctgatggctactttcagcaggataatgcgccatgtcataaagctggaatcatctcagactggtttcttgaacatgacaatgagttcactgtactccaatggcctccacagtcaccagatctcaatccaatagagcatctttgggatgtggtggaacgggagattcgcatcatggatgtgcagccgacaaatctgcggcaactgtgtgatgccatcatgtcactatggaccaaaatctctgaggaatgcttccagcaccttgttgaatctatgccatgaagaattgaggcagttctgaaggcaaaagggggtccaacccgttactagcatggtgtacctaataaagtggccggtgagtgtatatatcttcAGACTAAAAAAAATGTGCACATGAGGTGTAAGGGTCCtttgattgtttgttgtttgaCATTGGTAGATATGGTCCCAACTTTTTTGACATGTGTTGCTGCTATCAATTTCTACATTTTACACAACTCTTCAGTTTTTCTGGTTTTGGGGTTGTGTGTAGAGTACCTAAGTTTTTGACAAGTTTTTTTCCAGGGCtgacgtgacagccgagagcctattgaaggctcccaggcttgtctggcattagtttgtatgacaggctgctttatgtagcctgtcatacaaatggtgattttttgcaatgcattgtattaagcctcgttcacatctgcgtcagtaattcgttcggggagtccgcatgggaaccccctgaacggactactgtgcatttgcaagtggtgtgcagtaaaagcacacggaccccctagaccagcgatggcgaacctatggaacGGGTGCCAAAGGTGGCACTCAGAACCTTCTCTTTGGGtacccatccatggaacagattatactgtataggggccaccgtggagcaaattgtactgtgtgggggctactgtgcagcagattatactgtgtgggggccacagtgcagcagattatactgtgtgggggtcaccgtgcagcagattatactgtgggggccactgaggagaagattatactgtgtggaggtcactgtgaagcagattggactgtgtgggggtcacagtggagcagaaagctctataaagccccattcgtatgaccatattttgctggTCTGTAATTGTGCGCAATTCTGGATCGGCACATTATTacggttaaattgccgtgttggcactttgttataaattagtgggttttgggttgaagTTTGAGTACtccgtctctaaaaggttcgccatcactgccatagactttaatgggatccatgtgcttgccgcaagatctctgcaggaaacatgcagagaggaaagttcttcacaatctgctttcctatctgcatgatttgtgcaggcagcgcggcaagcacatggatctcattgtagtctatggggtcggtgtgctttcactgcacatgcggactcccctgaacagattaccagcgcagatgtgaaccaagggttagtGATCAGGCCCCCTTgggggttcaagacccttaggcagtctaataaatgcaatattaaaaaaaaagtaaaaattccctaaaatacacataaaattccatgaaacacatacacattaggcatccctgtgtctgaaaacacctggtctacaaacctataaaactatttttcccatacggtgaacaCTATAATAGGCAAAAAAAAGTACTGAAccactgtttttttgttgttctttgataaaaattggaataaaaagtgatcaaagcaattaacattccccaaaatggtataaataaaaagtagacTTGACCTCACAAAAAATAAAGACCTATGCAACCCCATACACGAAAATATTAAAAAGTCATGGGTGACTGAATATGGTGACGcctggaaaacatttttttttgcaaagttttagattttttgctAAGGGGTTAACATGTAAATAAAAGTCAATAAATTTGGTACtgaaacagaatacaggtgacgtgtcattttggctgcagatagagcgccataaaaacaaagtccgtaagaaagtcgcagaaatgcactttttcacaTATTCCACATGTTTGTTTATCTGGTGTAGCTTCCTACCTAGCTTCCACGCTACCTGCATCTCATTTCCCCTTACCCCTCgttgacatctgcgtttggtaatccgttctggaagtccacatgaggaccccccgaactgactaccaaacacaattgcaagcgctgtgcagtaaaagcaaacggatacccatagactataatgggaaccgtgtgcttgctgtgcgctGCCCGCACTGAACATTCAAagaggaaattagattgtgaagtactttcctgtccgcatgttctgtgtggacatcTAGCGGCAAAAACACTGACCACATTATAGTCgatggggatccgtgtgtttttactgcacagcgcttgcaattgcgtttggtattccgtttggggggtccacatgcagactcccccgaactaaataccaacacagatgtgaaccaacccttactctcTCTCTACTAATCCTGCCCACTACTTTGCAGTTCcagtatatttaaagggattgtccagtttcagaataTCATTAACAAATATTATTTGTATAGTGAAAAGTCATATAATTTTCCAATGCACTTTCTCGTAATGTCTACTTAAAATCCCGTAAAAGTGAGAGCTCTTTTGTTACTTGACATGTCATTATACAGTAAATTGTGGGTGTGCCTCCTTCAGATGTGCTTCTTCCTGTGTATAGGACATGAGTATAAAAATTCTGTTTGGGGCTGGATAAGTATAGACCCTTGTAGGTTGGAGGGAAGTAATCTGTCATAGTGTAAAACACAAGCTAAATAAAATGTGGCTCTTGTTGCAGTGAATTTGCCATGTCATTCTACATATAAATTTTTATGCAAGCAACTCACCATGATGATGCTATACTTCCAAAGACCATATAAGTTGATAATCCATAAAAAGTTAATGCATTCATGTCAAAGGTTCTTGCTGACTCATGCTGAGATTGTTTACAAGAACACAAT carries:
- the LOC142216466 gene encoding sulfate anion transporter 1-like; its protein translation is MKMKSETEENQLEELPTYNHIHLERKANNRVKILKSLKGKLRNNCTCSTRKVKKTITGFFPVIRWLPKYNIKENTWGDIMSGLIIGIILVPQAIAYSLLAGLKPIYSLYTSFFANIIYFLMGTSRHVSVGIFSLISLMVGQIVDREVQLAGFDLDDDVVKSIKDGNATDISMNLTTVNITFGMLNIECGKECYAISIAAALTFMAGIYQVLMGVFRLGFLSIYLSEPMLDGFATGASLTILTAQVKYLLGLKLPRSPGIGMLVMTWVNIFKNIHMTNFCDVVTSAICIAVLVAAKELGDRYKDKIKIPLPTELVVIVVATLISHYCNLNEVYASSVSGVIPTGFIPPKVPDFSLMGKIAVDAIPLAIVSFAFTISLSEMFAKKYAYTVKANQEMFAIGFCNIIPSFFHCFATSAALAKTLVKTSTGCKTQVSSVVSAIVVLLVLLFFAPLFYSLQKCVLACIIIVSLRGALRKFKDLPAQWRLNKIDAVVWSVTVLSSALISTEIGLMVGIVFSMLCLIVRTQIPHTAMLNHIQDTVFYEDGGRYENLLPIPKIKIIRFESPLHYANKDYFLQSIYKKVGVNPSLEIIRRKKLEKKLNKKKENKETEQMKNNDNNDIHIQLVNKKNDLETIVLDCSSISFLDTSGMNALKGLLKDYKEVQINILLACCNTSVIDSLCRGGYFGKQDKDIHKMLFHTIHDAVEFAREKELLVTHSTV